In Paraburkholderia sprentiae WSM5005, a genomic segment contains:
- a CDS encoding 2,4'-dihydroxyacetophenone dioxygenase family protein — translation MPPADQADLTPYQLPFPKEAQKEIVVPFAIPTDEKVWVPQAENVSFRPLCLNASQGYWMNLLRVRRSGVLSRHRHPQAVHGMVLKGHWRYLEHDWVATEGSYVYEPPGETHTLYVPEDVEEMITYFQVNGVMFYCDPYGNYTGYEDVFTKIDMCRKHYAAVGLGEGYVDQFIR, via the coding sequence ATGCCACCCGCCGATCAAGCCGACCTGACGCCGTATCAGCTGCCGTTCCCGAAGGAAGCACAAAAGGAAATCGTCGTGCCCTTCGCGATTCCGACCGACGAAAAAGTGTGGGTCCCGCAGGCCGAAAACGTGTCGTTCCGGCCGCTGTGCCTGAATGCATCGCAGGGGTACTGGATGAACCTGCTGCGCGTGCGCCGCTCGGGCGTGCTGAGCCGGCATCGTCATCCGCAGGCCGTGCACGGCATGGTACTCAAGGGCCACTGGCGTTATCTCGAGCATGACTGGGTCGCAACCGAAGGCAGCTACGTCTACGAGCCGCCGGGCGAAACGCATACCTTATATGTGCCCGAGGACGTCGAGGAAATGATCACGTACTTCCAGGTCAACGGCGTGATGTTCTATTGCGATCCATACGGCAACTACACGGGCTACGAAGACGTATTCACGAAGATCGACATGTGCCGCAAGCATTACGCGGCGGTCGGTCTCGGCGAAGGCTACGTCGACCAGTTCATCCGCTAA
- a CDS encoding trypsin-like peptidase domain-containing protein, translating into MTTKTYWRGSAAIGVVLAIGGAYALSHRNADASVSDAQGPTSSLHAAADIVGSRSSAPDFSSIVTRYGPAVVHIGVKEAPSVDENGQRKSGGEALGSGFIISPDGYILTNNHVVDGATSVSVKLTDGREFRARVIGKDKATDVAVVKIDATNLPTVKIGNPDSSKVGEWVVAIGSPYGFDSTVTSGIISAKSRSFSDDSPIPFIQTDVPVNPGNSGGPLFNLNGEVIGINSMIYSRTGGFQGLSFAIPIDAAMHVKDQLVSTGHVSRGRIGVGVQPLSADKAKALGLNPAGGALVGSVDPNGPAQAAGLREGDVIVGVNGKHIGSTTELIGQVAQLSPGSAATISVWRDGGERKLSVTVGAQQASDLASAAPREQQQEQPQPQNRPRLGVAVRALSPDEQQQAQLPGGVVVQQATGPAAEAGIQAGDIIVAVDGKVIRGVEQLRRMIAQADDSVSVTVVRDGEEASVNVTLG; encoded by the coding sequence ATGACCACCAAAACCTATTGGCGCGGTAGCGCTGCGATCGGCGTTGTCCTCGCAATCGGCGGCGCGTATGCGCTCAGCCATCGCAATGCCGATGCGTCCGTGAGCGACGCGCAGGGGCCGACGTCGTCGCTGCATGCGGCGGCGGATATCGTCGGATCGCGCTCGTCGGCGCCGGACTTCTCGAGCATCGTGACGCGCTATGGCCCGGCGGTCGTGCACATCGGCGTGAAAGAAGCCCCGTCGGTCGACGAAAACGGTCAACGCAAGAGTGGCGGCGAAGCGCTCGGCTCGGGCTTCATCATCAGCCCGGACGGATACATTCTGACCAACAATCACGTCGTCGACGGCGCGACCAGCGTGAGCGTGAAGCTCACCGACGGCCGCGAGTTCCGCGCCCGCGTGATCGGCAAGGACAAGGCCACCGACGTCGCGGTGGTCAAGATCGATGCGACCAATCTGCCGACCGTGAAGATCGGCAACCCGGACAGCAGCAAGGTCGGGGAATGGGTCGTGGCAATCGGCTCGCCGTATGGCTTCGACAGCACGGTGACCTCGGGCATCATCAGCGCGAAATCGCGCTCGTTTTCCGACGATAGCCCGATCCCCTTCATCCAGACCGACGTGCCGGTCAATCCGGGCAACTCGGGCGGTCCGCTCTTCAACCTGAACGGCGAAGTGATCGGCATCAATTCGATGATCTACTCGCGCACCGGCGGCTTCCAGGGCCTTTCGTTCGCGATTCCGATCGACGCGGCGATGCACGTGAAAGACCAGCTCGTGAGCACCGGCCACGTGAGCCGCGGCCGCATCGGCGTGGGCGTGCAACCGCTCAGCGCCGACAAGGCCAAGGCGCTCGGCCTCAACCCGGCGGGCGGCGCACTGGTGGGCTCGGTCGATCCGAACGGCCCTGCCCAGGCAGCCGGTTTGCGCGAGGGCGACGTGATCGTCGGCGTGAACGGCAAGCATATTGGTAGCACCACTGAATTGATCGGTCAGGTCGCGCAGCTATCGCCGGGCAGCGCAGCGACGATCAGCGTGTGGCGCGACGGCGGTGAACGCAAGCTGTCGGTGACGGTGGGCGCGCAGCAAGCGTCGGACCTCGCGTCGGCCGCGCCGCGCGAGCAGCAGCAGGAACAGCCGCAGCCACAGAACCGTCCGCGTCTTGGCGTCGCCGTGCGTGCGCTGAGCCCGGACGAACAGCAGCAAGCCCAACTGCCGGGCGGTGTGGTGGTGCAGCAGGCCACTGGTCCGGCCGCCGAAGCCGGTATTCAGGCGGGCGACATCATCGTTGCCGTCGACGGCAAGGTGATTCGCGGGGTAGAGCAGCTGCGTCGCATGATCGCTCAGGCGGACGACAGCGTGTCCGTCACCGTCGTACGGGATGGTGAAGAAGCATCGGTCAATGTGACGCTTGGCTGA
- a CDS encoding efflux transporter outer membrane subunit, which produces MRNSFQKSLLPLLCCSLAACNFAPKYQQPQLPIADHFDMMETVTPATAHLASEVDWQTFFADPQLKLLIDAALEHNRDLAASIARIEQARAFYRIQNAARLPQVNANAGATRTKAPLGSIDPEFDNTDISVQFNQYNVQAAVTSFELDFWGRVRNTSEAARRRYLASVEAQRAFRLSLIGNVASNYYAIRSGEEGIELAQRTLDSRRYALEVAKLRLDAGVTSMVDYDQAAILVTQAQTQLADLQRTTAQQRHLLEVLIGGPLGNALPPAPPIADAAQFRELDAGLPSALLIDRPDIQQAEQQLRAADADIGAARADFFPRIALTGSFGYVSPELGDLFVPAKQAWSFGALVGMPIFDAGQRQAQLAQARARRDELVADYQRTVQNAFREVSDALVARQRYKEQIAAQEQAVQAQRQLAETAELRYENGISIYLEVVDARRNQFAAEQQLIQLRATALQNGVSLYVALGGGPDEPSNVSQSTSRADGVQSSN; this is translated from the coding sequence ATGCGTAACAGTTTTCAGAAGAGCTTGCTGCCCCTCCTCTGCTGCTCGCTCGCCGCCTGCAATTTCGCACCGAAGTATCAGCAGCCCCAACTGCCGATCGCCGATCACTTCGACATGATGGAGACCGTCACTCCGGCCACCGCGCATCTCGCAAGCGAAGTCGACTGGCAGACCTTCTTCGCCGATCCGCAACTGAAGCTGCTGATCGATGCGGCACTGGAACACAACCGCGATCTCGCAGCATCGATCGCGCGCATCGAGCAGGCGCGCGCGTTCTATCGCATCCAGAACGCGGCGCGCTTACCGCAAGTCAACGCGAACGCGGGCGCGACCCGCACGAAGGCGCCGCTCGGTTCGATCGATCCCGAGTTCGACAACACGGACATCTCGGTCCAGTTCAACCAGTACAACGTTCAGGCCGCCGTGACCTCGTTCGAACTCGACTTCTGGGGGCGCGTGCGCAACACCAGCGAAGCGGCGCGGCGCCGGTATCTGGCAAGCGTCGAGGCGCAACGCGCGTTCCGTTTGTCGTTGATCGGCAATGTGGCATCGAACTACTATGCGATCCGCTCCGGCGAGGAAGGCATCGAACTCGCGCAGCGGACGCTCGACAGTCGCCGCTACGCGCTGGAAGTCGCGAAGCTGCGGCTCGACGCGGGCGTCACGTCGATGGTCGATTACGACCAGGCCGCCATTCTGGTCACGCAGGCGCAGACGCAACTGGCGGATCTGCAACGGACCACCGCGCAGCAACGTCATCTGCTCGAGGTCCTGATCGGGGGGCCGCTTGGCAACGCGTTACCGCCCGCGCCGCCGATCGCCGACGCCGCACAGTTCCGCGAACTCGATGCGGGCTTGCCCTCCGCATTGCTGATCGACCGGCCGGACATCCAGCAGGCCGAGCAGCAGCTGCGCGCGGCCGATGCCGACATCGGCGCGGCGCGCGCGGACTTCTTTCCGCGCATCGCGTTGACCGGCAGCTTCGGTTATGTATCGCCGGAACTCGGTGATCTTTTCGTGCCGGCCAAGCAGGCGTGGTCGTTCGGCGCACTGGTCGGCATGCCGATCTTCGATGCGGGACAGCGCCAGGCGCAGCTAGCGCAGGCGCGCGCGCGACGCGACGAACTGGTGGCCGATTATCAGCGCACCGTGCAGAACGCGTTTCGTGAGGTCTCCGATGCATTGGTCGCGCGGCAACGCTACAAGGAGCAGATTGCGGCGCAGGAGCAGGCCGTGCAGGCGCAGCGGCAACTCGCCGAAACGGCGGAGCTGCGCTACGAAAACGGAATCTCGATCTATCTGGAAGTGGTGGATGCGCGACGCAATCAGTTTGCCGCCGAGCAGCAGCTGATCCAGCTTCGGGCGACGGCGTTGCAGAATGGGGTATCGCTTTACGTCGCGCTGGGGGGTGGACCCGACGAGCCAAGCAACGTATCGCAAAGCACATCTCGCGCGGATGGCGTCCAGTCGTCCAACTGA
- a CDS encoding multidrug efflux RND transporter permease subunit, producing MNRFFVARPVFAWVIALFTVLFGAIALALLPVEQYPDVAPPSLSITAAFSGADASTLERTVTSIVEDEMNGIENFLYMSSVSRSNGTMQITVVLKPGTNLDIARTQVQDRLSRVEPRLPLEVRQVGVRVTKASSGFLMLLALQATDGTTSAVAMGNFASNNIVNELRRIDGVGDVQLFGSSYAMRIWLDPHKLAGFGLSASEVLQAIQEQNSQTAGGGLGDQPIAPGSEFTAQIVTQSRFSTPEQFREIIVRANPDGSTVRVGDVARVELGNDSYGNRLSVNGKASAGIAIQLASGANALAVANAVRQRMTELQPTFPRGVTWTVPFDTTPFITTSVHGVIRTMIEALLLVTVVVFLFLQDWRATVIPTIVVPIALIGTCAGLYLFGLSINILSLFGMVVAIGILNDDAIVVVENVARIMREEGLSAPRATVKAIGQIAGAAIASTLVLVAVFIPMAFFPGSTGGIYRQFSVTLAVSILLSTLLALTLGAALCAALLRSEVAAHERPKNAAARLLHRVFDGFNRGLDAGTTRYIGGVDAMLRSPLRWLLVFVAACAITAFFFSRLPTGFLPTEDQGHIFITYTGAPGSTEQRTQRAIDQVEAFLRQQPQVRNVASVTGFSFFGQGQSAALSFVDLKPWDDRSGEANSASALVRRANAAFRQIPEAIIFALDPPPIPSLGNATGFTMKIQDRSGVGGEALQQAARRMMIEASQSPLLAGVRAEGMPEAPQLYVEIDRVKARALGLQIGQVNQALALTFGSNYVNDFVFEGNVLRVLLQADAEQRMRAEDVTSLRLRNSRGEMVPFSAFTRVRWISGPQQLERYNGFPSATLSGQAAPGRSSGAAIAEMERIASHVLTGNLSYEWTGTALEEKQASGQIGLLLGLSLVVVFLLLAALYESWAIPVAVLLIIPFGVIGAVLLTMLRGLSADVYFNIGLVTIIGLAAKNAILIVEFAIKEESEGKDALAAAKNGAQQRLRPILMTSVTFVLGMLPLVLATGAGAASRRAVGTGVMGSMLTATLFGVFFTPLFYVAARRWLSRKKRSIDLDEDDRRTAVPPELDGGQRDA from the coding sequence ATGAATCGATTCTTCGTCGCCCGGCCGGTTTTCGCGTGGGTCATCGCCCTCTTCACGGTGCTGTTCGGCGCGATCGCGCTCGCGCTGCTGCCGGTCGAGCAGTACCCCGACGTCGCTCCGCCCTCGCTGAGCATCACCGCCGCGTTTAGCGGCGCGGACGCGAGCACGCTCGAGCGTACCGTCACGTCGATCGTCGAAGACGAGATGAACGGCATCGAGAACTTTCTCTACATGTCGTCGGTGAGTCGCTCAAACGGCACAATGCAAATCACGGTGGTGCTCAAGCCCGGCACCAATCTCGACATCGCGCGCACCCAGGTGCAGGACCGTCTGAGCCGCGTCGAGCCGCGCCTGCCGCTCGAAGTCCGTCAGGTCGGCGTGCGCGTCACGAAGGCGTCGTCTGGCTTTCTGATGCTGCTTGCGCTGCAGGCGACCGACGGCACCACCAGCGCCGTCGCGATGGGCAACTTCGCGTCCAACAACATCGTCAACGAGCTGCGCCGTATCGACGGCGTCGGCGACGTGCAGCTCTTTGGCTCATCTTACGCGATGCGGATCTGGCTCGATCCGCACAAGCTCGCCGGCTTCGGCCTGTCCGCGAGCGAGGTGCTGCAGGCGATCCAGGAGCAGAACAGCCAGACCGCGGGCGGCGGCCTCGGCGATCAGCCGATCGCGCCGGGCTCAGAATTCACCGCGCAGATCGTCACGCAAAGCCGCTTCTCAACGCCCGAGCAGTTCCGCGAAATCATCGTGCGCGCGAATCCGGACGGCTCGACCGTGCGTGTGGGCGACGTCGCGCGCGTCGAACTCGGTAACGACAGCTACGGCAATCGGCTGAGCGTCAACGGCAAGGCTTCGGCCGGCATCGCGATCCAGCTCGCGAGCGGCGCGAACGCGCTGGCGGTGGCCAACGCGGTGCGCCAGCGCATGACCGAATTGCAGCCGACCTTCCCGCGCGGCGTCACGTGGACCGTGCCGTTCGACACCACGCCGTTCATCACGACCTCGGTGCACGGCGTGATTCGCACGATGATCGAGGCGCTGCTGCTCGTGACCGTCGTCGTGTTCCTGTTCCTGCAGGACTGGCGCGCGACCGTGATTCCGACGATCGTCGTGCCGATCGCGCTGATCGGCACCTGCGCGGGGCTCTATCTGTTCGGGCTATCGATCAACATTCTGTCGCTGTTCGGCATGGTGGTCGCGATCGGTATCCTCAACGACGACGCCATCGTCGTCGTCGAAAACGTCGCGCGCATCATGCGCGAGGAAGGGCTTAGCGCGCCGCGTGCAACGGTCAAGGCGATCGGGCAGATTGCGGGCGCCGCGATCGCGAGTACGCTGGTGCTCGTCGCGGTGTTCATTCCGATGGCGTTTTTTCCGGGCTCGACGGGCGGCATCTACCGGCAGTTTTCGGTGACGCTCGCGGTGTCGATCCTGCTGTCGACGCTGCTCGCGCTCACACTCGGCGCGGCGCTGTGCGCGGCGCTGTTGCGCAGCGAGGTGGCCGCCCACGAGCGGCCGAAAAACGCAGCGGCGCGGCTACTGCATCGCGTGTTCGACGGCTTCAATCGCGGGCTCGACGCGGGCACTACACGCTATATCGGCGGCGTCGATGCGATGTTGCGCTCGCCGCTGCGCTGGCTGCTGGTGTTCGTCGCGGCCTGCGCGATCACCGCGTTTTTCTTCTCGCGGCTACCGACCGGCTTTCTGCCGACCGAGGACCAGGGGCACATCTTCATCACGTACACCGGCGCACCGGGCTCGACCGAACAGCGCACGCAGCGCGCGATCGACCAGGTCGAGGCGTTTCTGCGGCAGCAGCCGCAGGTGCGCAACGTCGCGTCGGTGACGGGCTTCAGCTTCTTTGGCCAGGGGCAATCGGCGGCACTGTCGTTCGTCGATCTGAAGCCGTGGGACGACCGCTCGGGCGAGGCCAATTCGGCGAGCGCGTTGGTGCGTCGCGCGAATGCCGCGTTCCGGCAGATTCCCGAGGCGATCATTTTTGCCCTCGATCCGCCGCCGATTCCGTCGCTCGGCAACGCGACCGGCTTCACGATGAAGATCCAGGATCGTAGCGGCGTCGGTGGCGAAGCGCTGCAGCAGGCCGCGCGGCGCATGATGATCGAAGCGTCGCAAAGCCCGCTGCTCGCGGGCGTGCGCGCCGAGGGCATGCCGGAGGCGCCGCAGCTCTATGTCGAGATCGACCGCGTGAAGGCACGCGCGCTCGGCCTGCAGATCGGCCAGGTCAACCAGGCGCTCGCGCTGACGTTCGGTTCGAACTACGTGAACGACTTCGTGTTCGAGGGCAACGTGCTGCGGGTGCTGTTGCAGGCGGACGCCGAGCAACGGATGCGCGCCGAGGACGTGACCTCGCTGCGCTTGCGCAACAGCCGCGGCGAGATGGTGCCGTTCTCGGCGTTCACGCGCGTGCGCTGGATTTCCGGGCCGCAGCAACTCGAACGCTATAACGGCTTTCCGTCCGCGACGCTGTCGGGCCAGGCCGCGCCCGGTCGCTCGAGCGGCGCGGCGATCGCCGAGATGGAGCGCATCGCGTCGCATGTGTTGACCGGCAACCTGAGCTACGAATGGACCGGCACCGCGCTCGAGGAAAAACAGGCGAGCGGCCAGATCGGCCTGCTGCTGGGGCTGTCGCTGGTGGTCGTGTTTCTGCTGCTCGCAGCGCTGTACGAGAGCTGGGCGATTCCGGTGGCGGTGTTGCTGATCATCCCGTTCGGCGTGATCGGCGCGGTGCTGCTGACGATGCTGCGTGGACTGTCCGCGGACGTGTACTTCAATATCGGCCTCGTGACGATCATCGGCCTTGCCGCGAAGAACGCAATTTTGATCGTCGAGTTCGCGATCAAGGAGGAGTCCGAAGGCAAAGACGCGCTGGCCGCGGCAAAAAACGGCGCACAGCAGCGTCTTCGCCCTATTCTGATGACGAGCGTGACGTTCGTGCTGGGCATGCTGCCGCTCGTGCTGGCAACCGGCGCGGGCGCGGCGAGCCGGCGCGCGGTCGGCACCGGCGTGATGGGCAGCATGCTGACCGCGACGTTGTTCGGCGTCTTTTTTACGCCGCTGTTCTATGTGGCCGCGCGTCGCTGGCTGAGCCGCAAGAAGCGCAGCATCGATCTCGACGAGGACGATCGGCGGACCGCTGTGCCCCCCGAATTGGATGGAGGGCAGCGCGATGCGTAA
- a CDS encoding efflux RND transporter periplasmic adaptor subunit, producing MLRSAFRLRSRAISLLITGLPLLLAACNDRQETPTAASMPPVPVLVETVSTTAVADVVELPGRIEAVRTAEIRARVDGIVERTLYQEGTDLPANAPLFQIDASDYRAQLQQAQAALARASAVRDNAASVVDRFKPLVGRHAVSAQEYDAALATMQQAQANVADARAAVALAQLRLDRCIVRTPIAGRAGRALVTEGALVSASAATLLTQVNQLTPINAVFTQSNTAMLDIEQQIQSGTRKPTSMKHVEVQLILANGQLYNERGFLDFADLVVDPSTGTQTVRAQFANPDRTLLPGQFVRGRISAAGHLQGIRIPERAVQLDHGIASVALVADDGTVVRRNIDLGEQGEGRWTVRDGLKPGERLIVDGWQKVQPGQRVEARPAPDASPTAQPAASPAPASAAH from the coding sequence TTGCTTCGCTCCGCGTTCCGCCTGCGTAGTCGTGCCATATCGCTGCTGATCACCGGTTTGCCGCTGCTGCTTGCCGCCTGCAACGACCGACAGGAGACGCCCACCGCCGCGTCGATGCCGCCGGTCCCCGTGCTGGTCGAAACGGTTTCCACCACTGCTGTCGCTGACGTCGTCGAGTTGCCCGGGCGTATCGAGGCCGTGCGCACCGCCGAGATTCGCGCGCGCGTCGATGGCATCGTCGAGCGCACGCTTTATCAGGAAGGCACCGACCTGCCGGCCAACGCCCCGCTGTTCCAGATCGACGCGAGCGACTATCGCGCGCAGTTGCAGCAGGCGCAGGCCGCGCTCGCGCGCGCGAGCGCTGTGCGTGACAACGCGGCCTCGGTGGTGGACCGGTTCAAGCCGCTGGTCGGTCGACATGCGGTCAGCGCGCAGGAATACGACGCGGCGCTCGCGACGATGCAACAGGCTCAGGCCAACGTCGCCGATGCCCGCGCGGCCGTCGCGCTCGCGCAGTTGCGGCTCGATCGCTGCATCGTGCGCACGCCGATCGCCGGGCGCGCGGGCCGCGCGCTCGTCACCGAAGGCGCGCTCGTGAGCGCCAGCGCGGCCACGTTGCTCACGCAGGTCAACCAGCTGACGCCGATCAACGCGGTGTTCACGCAGTCAAACACCGCGATGCTCGACATCGAACAGCAGATCCAGTCGGGCACGCGCAAGCCGACCAGCATGAAGCATGTCGAAGTGCAGCTGATCCTCGCCAACGGCCAGCTCTACAACGAGCGCGGCTTTCTGGACTTCGCCGATCTTGTCGTCGATCCGTCCACCGGCACGCAGACGGTGCGCGCGCAGTTCGCGAATCCGGACCGCACGCTGTTGCCGGGGCAGTTCGTGCGCGGGCGCATCAGCGCGGCGGGACATCTGCAGGGCATCCGCATTCCCGAGCGGGCGGTGCAGCTCGATCACGGCATCGCGAGCGTCGCGCTGGTCGCCGACGACGGCACCGTGGTCCGCCGCAATATCGATCTCGGCGAACAGGGCGAAGGACGCTGGACCGTACGCGATGGCCTGAAGCCCGGCGAGCGCCTGATCGTCGATGGATGGCAGAAGGTGCAGCCGGGTCAGCGTGTCGAGGCGCGGCCCGCGCCCGATGCGTCGCCAACGGCACAGCCGGCCGCGTCCCCCGCGCCCGCCTCTGCTGCGCACTGA
- a CDS encoding amino acid permease yields the protein MAATGYMARKTIADIVGSADVEEGRKLSKTLGATSITAMGIGAIIGAGIFVLTGTAAAQFAGPAITLSFVLGGIACAFVGLCYSELAAMLPVCGSSYTYTYATLGEIFAWIIGWDLILEYAMGAATVAVGWSGYIVSLLRNVGIEIPPTVAAAPGTIVKLPDGSTLTGVINLPAVLIIAILTTLLVLGTKESARLNNVMVAVKLTVVVAFIAIGVFFIKPEHWHPFIPTNTGQFGSFGMSGILRGSAVVFFAFIGFDAVSTAAQEARRPQRDMPIGILGSLVICTVLYILVAAVLTGIVPYSELNVPDPIAKGVDAIGLNWFAILIKIGALTGLTTVILVLLYGQSRIFFAMSQDGLLPPMFSRVHSRLHTPYLSQMLIGTVVAIVAALTPIGVLGEMVSIGTLFAFVLVCGAVIYLRRSDSDATRPFRVPGVPLVPVLGILFCLLLMVGLPLITWLRLVVWLVIGMTIYLSYGRNRSVLRHPERKRAPV from the coding sequence ATGGCCGCTACCGGTTACATGGCACGCAAAACCATCGCCGATATCGTCGGCAGCGCCGACGTCGAAGAAGGCCGCAAGCTGTCGAAAACGCTTGGCGCGACGAGTATCACCGCGATGGGCATCGGCGCGATCATCGGCGCCGGCATCTTCGTGCTGACCGGCACCGCCGCCGCGCAGTTCGCAGGACCGGCCATCACGCTGTCGTTCGTGCTGGGCGGCATCGCCTGCGCGTTCGTCGGCCTATGCTATTCGGAGCTCGCGGCGATGCTGCCCGTGTGCGGCAGCAGCTACACGTACACGTATGCGACGCTTGGCGAGATCTTCGCGTGGATCATCGGCTGGGATCTGATCCTCGAATACGCAATGGGCGCGGCGACTGTCGCGGTCGGCTGGTCCGGCTATATCGTGAGCCTGTTGCGCAACGTCGGCATCGAGATTCCGCCCACCGTCGCCGCGGCGCCCGGCACCATCGTGAAGCTGCCCGATGGCTCGACGCTCACGGGTGTGATCAACCTGCCGGCGGTGCTGATCATCGCGATACTGACCACCTTGCTCGTGTTGGGTACGAAGGAATCTGCCCGGCTCAACAACGTGATGGTCGCGGTCAAGCTGACCGTGGTGGTCGCGTTTATCGCCATAGGCGTGTTTTTCATCAAGCCCGAACACTGGCATCCGTTCATTCCTACCAACACCGGCCAGTTCGGCAGTTTCGGGATGAGCGGCATTCTGCGCGGCTCGGCAGTGGTGTTTTTCGCGTTCATCGGTTTCGATGCGGTGTCGACCGCCGCCCAGGAAGCGCGACGGCCGCAGCGCGACATGCCGATCGGCATTCTCGGCTCGCTCGTCATCTGCACGGTGCTGTACATTCTCGTCGCCGCCGTGCTAACCGGCATCGTTCCCTACTCCGAGCTGAACGTTCCCGATCCGATCGCGAAGGGCGTCGACGCGATCGGGCTCAACTGGTTCGCGATACTGATTAAAATCGGCGCGTTGACGGGGCTGACCACCGTGATACTCGTGCTGCTCTATGGACAGAGCCGCATCTTCTTCGCGATGTCGCAGGACGGTCTGTTGCCGCCGATGTTCTCGCGCGTGCATTCGCGGTTGCACACGCCTTATCTGAGCCAGATGCTGATCGGCACCGTCGTCGCGATCGTCGCCGCGCTGACACCGATCGGCGTGCTGGGTGAGATGGTCAGCATCGGTACGCTGTTCGCCTTCGTCCTCGTGTGCGGCGCGGTGATCTATCTGCGGCGCAGCGACTCGGACGCGACCCGTCCGTTCCGCGTGCCTGGCGTTCCGCTCGTGCCGGTGCTCGGCATTCTGTTCTGCCTGCTGCTGATGGTCGGCTTGCCGCTTATCACGTGGCTGCGGCTCGTCGTGTGGCTGGTGATCGGCATGACGATCTATCTGTCGTACGGCCGCAATCGTTCGGTGTTGCGGCACCCGGAGCGCAAGCGAGCGCCAGTGTGA
- a CDS encoding methyl-accepting chemotaxis protein produces the protein MEQLGATVRQNAQNAREASQLAVNASAVAQKGGTVVDQVVQTMTGINDSSRKIASIVGIIDSIAAQTNILAINAAVEAARAGPQGRGFAVVATEVRGLAKRSGQAASEIQALIADSVEHVGRGTALVEEAGTTMSEIVCAIERVTAIVDAISIASAEQSIGVEQAGEAVGQIDQTTQHNAALVEQSAAAAESLRQQAAQLVDSVAQFRL, from the coding sequence ATGGAACAGCTCGGGGCGACCGTCAGACAGAATGCGCAAAACGCCCGCGAGGCAAGTCAGCTGGCTGTGAACGCGTCTGCGGTCGCGCAAAAAGGCGGCACGGTGGTGGATCAGGTGGTCCAGACCATGACCGGAATCAACGACAGTTCGCGCAAGATCGCCAGCATCGTCGGGATCATCGACTCGATCGCGGCGCAGACTAACATTCTCGCGATCAACGCGGCGGTCGAAGCGGCTCGTGCGGGTCCGCAAGGCCGTGGCTTTGCCGTGGTGGCGACGGAAGTTCGCGGTCTCGCAAAGCGTAGCGGCCAGGCTGCCAGTGAAATTCAGGCGCTGATCGCGGACAGCGTTGAGCACGTGGGCCGCGGTACGGCATTGGTCGAGGAGGCCGGTACGACGATGTCGGAGATTGTCTGCGCAATCGAGCGTGTGACCGCGATCGTGGACGCGATCAGCATAGCGAGCGCGGAGCAAAGCATCGGCGTCGAGCAGGCAGGCGAGGCGGTCGGCCAGATCGATCAGACGACGCAGCACAACGCGGCCCTGGTGGAACAAAGCGCAGCGGCAGCTGAGAGCCTCAGACAACAGGCGGCACAACTCGTCGATTCCGTGGCGCAGTTTCGGCTTTGA